A genomic segment from Plasmodium sp. gorilla clade G2 genome assembly, chromosome: 3 encodes:
- a CDS encoding cleavage and polyadenylation specificity factor, putative, with amino-acid sequence MNYYHQTKIIIQVLGAGQTVGRSCVIVELENRKVMFDCGCHLGYKDERKYPNFNLLIRGPDKIDQCQKEDYIDDENEDNINEENINNGNDEYINNINDEYINNINDENVNNINDENVKNINDENVDNINNEHINDKYKDKYNDKYNDKYNDKYKDSLGPKKNNRDIEKVEENVDEPNFYDNSNTEVNISIVNSSITDKEKLINNLKRINEIIDCVIISHFHMDHIGALPFFTEILKYRGIILMSYPTKALSPILLLDSCRVTDMKWEKKNFERQIKMLNEKSDELLNYNINCIKKDPWNINEDNIYNCIDKVIGLQINETFELGDMSITPYYAGHVLGACIFKIQVRNFSVIYTGDYNTIPDKHLGSANIPSLNPEIFISESTYATYVRPTRKASELELCNLVHECVHKGGKVLIPVFAIGRAQELSILLDDYWKKMKINYPIYFGCGLTENANKYYKIYSSWINSSCMSNEKENLFDFVNISPFLNNYLNEKRPMVLFATPGMLHTGLSLKAFKAWAGNPQNLIVLPGYCVQGTVGHKLIMGEKQISLDGTTYIKVLCKIIYLSFSAHADSNGIQQLIKHVSPKNVIFVHGEKNGMQKLAKYISNKHMINSMCPSLGQHCHFDFIKHNINYIYIHKNIHKQILQLKKKIMKYKHNNTHINITDTQDTALYVNENKKKKKKKRKKEYTYVNKKINVPFNAYMFYIPLTHKPYIFLFSKKTLIQYLKRKHIPIIIEHKEEIINSDHLFIYKNEKISNSHKTHNKLNKFLKNDKQKNSNPINEHKIKVRNKIIEKKINIQTKYENFENYKNKCFNKYLNHSYVSLKDDNISNNLPQQQLSNVIDHPCTDEQFIGENPNEHIITNMNDLINKNNSNCYRTNQNIDSSSNITIQSPKSDDDDISPISNNDNEESDMSQKKKEPLIKNNTINSDDKSKNQNINEHQINNNNDNTCEQDILENDSSSNDEQKPFNFVHKKDKVNLPLLNLRFKEIITIAYQTFYNFVLTFFQEIVNTENKDKIDFLGKRVLIKNVKYNDNFFFYLSFHSLRAIHDGQNNLIMQWSYVDDYPNSVIHKFIQCLHKYNQME; translated from the coding sequence atgaattattaCCATCAAACGAAGATTATTATACAAGTACTGGGCGCAGGGCAAACTGTGGGGAGGTCTTGTGTTATCGTCGAGCTAGAAAATAGAAAAGTCATGTTTGACTGTGGTTGCCATTTGGGTTATAAGGATGAAAGAAAATATCcgaattttaatttattgaTAAGGGGCCCAGATAAAATTGATCAGTGTCAAAAAGAAGATTATatagatgatgaaaatgaagataatataaacgaggaaaatataaataatggaaatgatgaatatataaataatataaatgatgaatatataaataatataaatgatgaaaatgtaaataatataaatgatgaaaatgtaaagaatataaatgatgaaaatgtagataatataaataatgaacatataaatgataaatataaagataaatataatgataaatataatgataaatataatgataaatataaagatagtTTGGGccctaaaaaaaataatagggATATTGAAAAAGTTGAAGAAAATGTAGATGAACCAAACTTTTATGATAATTCCAATACAGAAGTAAATATAAGTATAGTAAATAGTAGCATAACAGATAAAgagaaattaataaataatttaaaaagaataaatgaaattattGATTGTGTGATTATAAGTCATTTTCATATGGATCATATAGGTGCATTACCATTTTTTacagaaatattaaaatatcgAGGAATAATACTTATGAGTTATCCTACTAAAGCTTTAAGTCCGATCTTATTATTAGATAGTTGTCGTGTAACCGACATGAAAtgggagaaaaaaaattttgaaagacaaataaaaatgttaaatgaaaaatcggatgaattattaaattacaatattaattgtataaaaaaagatccatggaatataaatgaagataatatatataattgtatcgATAAAGTAATTGGTTTACAGATAAATGAAACATTTGAATTAGGTGATATGTCAATAACTCCATATTATGCAGGACATGTATTAGGAGcttgtatatttaaaattcaAGTAAGAAATTTTAGTGTGATATATACAGGTGATTATAATACTATACCAGATAAACATTTAGGTAGTGCTAATATACCATCATTAAATCctgaaatatttatatctgaATCAACATATGCAACTTATGTAAGACCAACTAGAAAAGCATCAGAATTAGAATTATGTAATTTAGTTCATGAATGTGTACATAAAGGAGGAAAAGTTCTAATTCCTGTTTTTGCTATAGGAAGAGCACAAGAATTATCTATTTTATTAGATGATTATtggaagaaaatgaaaataaattatcctATATATTTTGGTTGTGGATTAACAGAAAAtgcaaataaatattataaaatatactcTTCATGGATTAATAGTAGTTGTATGTccaatgaaaaagaaaatctttttgattttgtaaatatatctccatttttaaataattatttaaatgaaaaaagacCTATGGTTTTATTTGCAACACCTGGAATGTTACATACCGGACTTTCTCTTAAAGCATTTAAAGCATGGGCAGGAAATCCACAAAATTTAATTGTTTTACCAGGTTATTGTGTACAAGGTACTGTTGgtcataaattaataatggGAGAAAAACAAATATCTTTAGATGGaactacatatattaaagtcttatgtaaaattatttatttatcattttctgCACATGCTGATTCTAATGGTATACAGCAACTTATTAAACATGTCTCTccaaaaaatgttatatttgtTCATGGAGAAAAAAACGGAATGCAAAAACTAGccaaatatatttcaaataaaCACATGATTAATTCTATGTGCCCATCTTTAGGACAACACTGTCATTTtgattttataaaacataatattaattatatatatatacataaaaatatacataaacaaatattacaacttaaaaaaaaaatcatgaaATATAAACACAATAATACACACATAAACATTACGGACACACAAGATACAGCTCTTTATgttaatgaaaataagaaaaaaaaaaaaaaaaaaagaaaaaaagaatatacatatgtaaacaaaaaaattaatgttCCATTTAAtgcatatatgttttatataccACTAACTCATAAAccttatatattccttttttcaaaaaaaactttaatacaatatttaaaaagaaaacatataCCAATCATAATTGAacataaagaagaaataattaattcagatcatttatttatatataaaaatgaaaaaataagcAATTCTCATAAAAcacataataaattaaacaaATTTCTTAAAAACGATAAACAGAAAAATTCTAATCCTATCAATGAACACAAAATTAAAGTtcgtaataaaataattgaaaaaaaaataaatatacaaacaaaatatgaaaattttgaaaattataaaaataaatgttttaataaatatttgaatCATTCATATGTGTCACTAaaggatgataatatatcaaataatctACCTCAACAACAACTCTCAAATGTAATCGATCATCCATGTACAGATGAACAGTTTATAGGAGAAAACCCAAATGAACATATCATAACTAATATGaatgatttaataaataaaaataattcaaattgTTATCGCACTAATCAAAATATAGATTCTTCATCTAACATAACAATTCAATCCCCAAAAAGTGACGATGATGATATTAGCCCCATTAGTAATAATGACAATGAAGAAAGTGATAtgtcacaaaaaaaaaaagaacctttaataaaaaacaataCCATCAATAGTGATGACAAATCTAAGAACCAAAATATAAACGAacatcaaataaataataataatgataatacatGTGAACAAGATATACTTGAGAATGATAGCTCATCCAATGATGAACAAAAACCTTTTAATTTTGTtcataaaaaagataaagtTAATCTACCATTACTTAATCTAAGatttaaagaaattattaccATTGCTTATCAAAcgttttataattttgttcTTACATTTTTTCAAGAAATTGTTAATacagaaaataaagataaaatagaTTTTCTAGGTAAAAGAGTTCTaattaaaaatgttaaatataacgataatttttttttttatttatcctTTCATTCTTTAAGAGCTATACATGATGGACAAAATAATTTGATCATGCAGTGGTCCTATGTTGATGACTACCCAAATTCAGTTATTCACAAATTTATACAATGtctacataaatataatcaaatggaataa
- a CDS encoding trophozoite stage antigen — protein MGYDQEGLTKLYKSLYIKEKGGYGKNDKKAKRLSLRTQVSSHNAYDLRCNSVDTTMNDYEFEVFTTLNDKVRLPSQLKNINNKDMNIPTELTHEHNKFYATITLKCKDCSEEFTRDFEF, from the coding sequence atgggTTACGATCAAGAAGGGttaacaaaattatataaaagtttGTATATTAAGGAGAAAGGAGGATATGGCAAAAATGATAAGAAAGCAAAAAGATTGTCATTAAGAACTCAGGTTTCTTCACACAATGCTTATGATTTAAGATGTAATTCTGTTGATACTACTATGAATGATTATGAATTCGAAGTTTTTACAACGTTAAATGATAAAGTAAGATTACCAtcacaattaaaaaatataaataataaagatatgaACATACCTACTGAGTTAACACATGAACATAACAAATTTTATGCAACCATAACTTTGAAGTGTAAAGACTGTTCCGAGGAGTTTACACGTGATTTTGAATTTTAA
- a CDS encoding triosephosphate isomerase, putative translates to MLKTIVLLSFYSLYNVFQKSINCLTKYSSFRKKGKECYILISSNYILKNKSKKFSRDTCNILKKFERNQSSDEKFIKTYSVENENDYMENIFSHNEQNKIKKKKKILIANWKCYLSKEEAYKLIDTLTRIKYSNYIDVIVSLNLLYIPYLLQKIKENNSKIYACSQDVSLVNDFGPFTGETTAKLIYDFSIKYTLIGHSERRQGFYKNGETIEQIVLKVYNAINSKLKVILCIGDDYKNSDNSTSLYKMKELLRLIKTKISKDDMKNIIIAFEPRFAIGTGKPVSYDVLNKYYYELKRDIAKEIDKSTSEEMMIVYGGSINKSNMKVYVDNTNVDGFLIGKASLNEDFIDIIRYVDH, encoded by the exons atgttaaaaaCGATTGtgttattatctttttattcTCTATATAACGTATTCCAAAAATCAATCAATTGTCTAACTAAATATTCTTCCTTTCgaaaaaaaggaaaggaatgttatatattaatctcttctaattatatattaaaaaataaaagtaaaaaatttTCAAGAGATACATGCAACATCCTAAAAAAATTCGAACGAAATCAATCGAGTGatgaaaaatttataaaaacatattccgtagaaaatgaaaatgattatatggaaaatatattttctcatAATGAACAAaacaagataaaaaaaaaaaaaaaaattttaatagcTAACTGGAAATGCTATTTATCAAAAGAGGAagcatataaattaattgatACATTGACAAGAATTAAATATTCTAATTATATCGATGTAATAGTATctcttaatttattatatataccataTCTTTTACAAaagataaaagaaaataattctaAGATATATGCATGTTCTCAAGATGTAAGTTTAGTTAATGATTTCGGACCATTTACAGGAGAAACAACTGcaaaattaatttatgaCTTTAGTATTAAATATACTTTAATAGGACATAGTGAAAGAAGACAAGGTTTTTATAAGAATGGAGAAACAATTGAACAGATAGTCTTGAAGGTATATAATGCTATTAATTCTAAATTAAAAGTTATACTATGTATTGGTGATGACTATAAAAATTCGGATAATTCTACATCTTTATACAAAATGAAGGAGCTCTTACGa CTTATCAAAACTAAAATTTCAAAAGatgatatgaaaaatataatcatagCCTTTGAGCCAAGGTTTGCTATAGGTACAGGAAAACCAGTATCCTATgatgttttaaataaatattattacg AATTAAAAAGGGATATAGCAAAAGAAATCGACAAGTCAACAAGTGAAGAAATGATGATAGTTTATGGAGGATCTATAAACAAGTCTAATATGAAA GTTTATGTAGATAATACTAATGTGGATGGCTTCTTAATTGGAAAGGCTTCATTAAATGAAGACTTTATCGATATTATAAGATATGTAGATCATTAA
- a CDS encoding P-type ATPase, putative: protein MKILEWISCTIKGKHNENKIYLISNFEFNKDDNEYYIKNAQNKIEEEDLNIDIIYGKKHKNEIRTAKYKLYSFLPLIVFFQFLRLGNLYFLSISMLQLIPEITDSKGMPTYLIPLVFIIVVAMIKEFFEDWQRHKSDNEENSKKTMVFEQGELKEKKWADVKDGDVVKIFSYEYFPADLIVLNCSNKKGIVNIETKNVDGESNVKQKYCLPDISKYFSDDKSAGFCRIELISERPNDNIFDYKGYMILPPLQYKNMKNGKLVHFYNTHYKMDDNKDDHDEKGIGIFINENNKYDNNEKHISYNANEQHNFSDMTKNDHNIYDDHHQNGSHDNNDDNNFDNNNNNNCFSLDDIKKQVQKEETVDKKKSFFTINNKKKVYDTSSSNNDQITHINNDVISENKPERRRRTLYSKLTFNKSFFNNKNENEKLNKRNSTLSSIGNNNNKNNNNDDDNIHNGAYDEEEQKLKKEKIFFKEHKRDQKLVQITIDNLVLRGTSLVNTKWIYGLVINTGNRTKLMKNASTKSRQKWSRLEFVYGNHVIVLIICQVFISLIVAIAGVLWMRRKGYNLWYLNLDQTSDSLKTFFITIGSMILLFGSFIPVDLLLIWEVVRLLQGYLINWDNDMYSEKTGRHALSKAGQLLEEMGNVTHIYSDKTGTLTQNVMQLQNIGLGNKGTYGFYDFSNIKENIAKSRHWGSQDPMDPVFEDYDNEENGHGHLNDENKNDDGTNDSDDNNNNNDDENDDEDVDRDKDHDIDRYKDHDIDRDKDNDIYRNKDNDIDRDKDNDIHRHKDNDIHREHNVHNHHYDNYDNYYLNNYQRQNQVKNKPYNDDETNFYRNNNLNKEKTRRSHTFLNPLNWSNTSLNTKMKKKKSLFYNKNSLANYESLLNSTYTEDDFIRGENEFVFFNRLLFVNKIYSIRHDVQDQIYFLLLVLSLCHSAMIRNVDIDEMDNNEDDNNNNEKLKIYDKETDMAYTYITQTQPQYDASSPDELALISTSLYLGCEFVNRPNLTTIEIELSSTFAQRFILGEKKFEKFLEKKKFYEKEFDTYFPDVIGCFGKDKKKESIKINENINKGNTKDDYMNNFHMSIPIKNIFGSNKIQYKEEIKSEEKIIKKVVPILSFEILDVFAFDNVRKRMSLIVKNEKKEIFMLVKGADTSVLKLASKNQENVVDHVEHQLHAFATSGLRTLVLGYKHLTENEFTDMYRNHIDARKKSETDKEEYLQEFYEEAENNLIIIGCTGIDDKLQDDVPQVIQDLRDAGMTICVLTGDKLETAINIGHSINILNKQTYNAIFTETDPALLLEQINIHEKNTNAANLLNVDHGTKWWNSVNWENLNLDLRSETILNFMKSNFHGSIKKSIISSNMFNMKNNNSFPSLARQDKVFNSFLESSESFCHNNELDKTKGKEQVHYSQFSITITGEALDVIMKDKILKIKFYTLARSASTLIACRVTPKQKSLLVKENSAFNPRGTSLAIGDGANDVGMILMANVGVGIAGKEGLQAARSSDFTISEFKYLKKLLFVHGRESLRRNSFLVYFCIFRNVSFCLCSMILIFWTGYSAIDAWNPWTKQIINIAFTSLPVIFFVALDKQLPHNILLNNPLLYETSPSTLWPFYSNRKMEFYTNKVKSCYKSFYKFFFFPIRYIPYIQRYTEKIKSWIGKRSKPEKYRTYGTHYLFVYLLFAIWLATVETVIMLHFSTGQAYSSSLKDNHHADIDFNTFSQILYTHHVIAVNIVVVLMTNTWFFISHVVLWVELIATFFFWFIISNTKFFLDIVGADELHGTFEKAHSSGNYYASLIISLYISILPLLILMTYQFIKKPTMEQIVLEQLKLGKFEGLRKYEIKKLAYIDNQKSSNEFNHKGFAFAVEAKEAFWGLVQKAIYKIKMPLLKDETGNIKHKRKS, encoded by the coding sequence atgaaaatattagaaTGGATATCCTGTACTATCAAAGGAAAACATAatgagaataaaatatatttaatatctaattttgaatttaataaagatgataatgaatattatataaagaatgcTCAAAACAAGATCGAGGAGGAAGATTtgaatatagatataatatatgggaagaaacataaaaatgaaataagaacagctaaatataaattatatagcTTTTTGCCTTTGATtgtattttttcaatttttaagATTaggaaatttatattttttatcaatatCAATGTTACAATTAATACCTGAAATAACAGACTCCAAAGGAATGCCAACTTATTTAATACCCTTAGTTTTTATAATAGTAGTGGCAATGATTAAAGAATTTTTTGAAGACTGGCAAAGACACAAATctgataatgaagaaaatagtAAGAAAACTATGGTTTTTGAACAAGgagaattaaaagaaaaaaaatgggCAGATGTTAAAGATGGTGATGTTGTAAAAATTTTCTCATATGAATATTTCCCTGCTGATTTGATTGTATTAAATTGTtctaataaaaaaggaattgTAAACATTGAAACCAAAAATGTAGATGGTGAATCTAAtgttaaacaaaaatattgttTACCAGATATATCTAAATATTTTAGTGATGATAAAAGTGCAGGATTCTGTAGAATAGAATTAATAAGTGAAAGAcctaatgataatatttttgattaTAAAGGATATATGATATTACCTCCtttacaatataaaaatatgaagaatgGAAAActtgttcatttttataatacacATTATAAAAtggatgataataaagatgaCCACGATGAAAAAGGAATAGGAATCtttattaatgaaaataataaatatgataataatgaaaaacatatttcatataatgcAAATGAACAACATAATTTTTCAGACATGACAAAGAatgatcataatatatatgatgaccATCATCAAAATGGTAGccatgataataatgatgataataattttgataataataataataataattgttttTCTTTGGATGACATCAAGAAACAGGTGCAAAAAGAAGAAACagtagataaaaaaaaatccttttttactataaataataaaaaaaaggtataCGACACATCTAGTAGTAATAATGACCAAATAacacatattaataatgatgttATTAGTGAGAATAAACCAGAAAGGAGAAGAAGAACTTTGTACAGCAAATTAACATTTAATAagtcattttttaataacaaaaatgaGAACgagaaattaaataaaaggaaTTCAACACTATCATCAattggtaataataataataaaaataataataatgatgatgataatattcataatggagcatatgatgaagaagaacaaaaactaaaaaaagaaaaaattttttttaaagaacaTAAAAGAGATCAGAAACTTGTTCAAATAACAATAGATAATTTAGTACTTAGAGGAACATCTTTAGTAAATACAAAATGGATTTATGGTTTAGTAATTAATACAGGAAATCGTACAAAGTTAATGAAAAATGCTTCTACAAAATCAAGACAAAAATGGTCAAGATTAGAATTTGTATATGGAAATCATGTTATTGTATTAATTATATGTCAAGTGTTTATATCTTTAATAGTAGCTATAGCAGGTGTATTATGGATGAGAAGAAAGGGATATAATTTGTGGTATTTAAATTTAGATCAAACATCTGATAGtttaaaaacattttttataactaTAGGATCtatgattttattatttggtTCTTTTATACCAGtagatttattattaatatgggAGGTGGTTAGATTATTACAAggatatttaataaattggGATAATGATATGTATAGCGAAAAAACTGGTAGACATGCATTAAGTAAAGCTGGACAATTATTAGAAGAAATGGGGAATGTTACTCATATATATTCGGACAAAACAGGAACATTAACACAAAATGTTATGCAGCTACAAAATATTGGTTTGGGAAATAAGGGAACATATGGTTTTTATGATTTCAGTAatataaaggaaaatattGCAAAGAGCAGACATTGGGGTAGTCAAGATCCTATGGACCCTGTTTTTGAAGATTAcgataatgaagaaaatggaCATGGACACCTAAATGATGAGAACAAAAATGATGATGGTACAAATGATAGTGAtgacaacaacaataataatgatgatgaaaatgacgATGAAGATGTTGATCGTGATAAAGATCATGATATTGATCGATATAAAGATCATGATATTGATCGTGATAAAGATAATGATATTTATCGtaataaagataatgatATTGATCGTGATAAAGATAATGACATTCATCGTCATAAAGATAATGATATTCATCGTGAACATAATGTTCATAACCATCATTATGacaattatgataattattaccTTAATAATTATCAACGCCAAAACcaagtaaaaaataaaccatACAACGATGATGAAACAAatttttatagaaataataatttgaataaaGAAAAGACAAGAAGAAGCCATACATTTTTGAATCCTTTAAATTGGTCAAATACTTCATTAAatacaaaaatgaaaaagaaaaagagtctattttataataaaaatagctTAGCTAATTATGAAAGCTTACTAAATAGTACTTATACTGAAGATGATTTTATTAGGGGTGAAAAtgaatttgttttttttaatagattattatttgttaataaaatatatagcaTTCGCCATGATGTTCAagatcaaatatattttttattattagttTTAAGCTTATGCCATAGTGCTATGATAAGAAATGTAGATATAGATGAAATggataataatgaagatgataataacaataatgaaaaattaaaaatatatgataaagaaaCTGATATGGCTTATACATACATTACACAAACACAACCACAATATGATGCAAGTTCTCCAGATGAATTAGCTTTAATAAGTACATCTTTATATTTAGGATGTGAGTTTGTAAACAGACCTAATTTAACTACTATAGAAATAGAATTATCATCTACATTTGCTCAAAGATTTATATTAGGTGAAAAAAAATTCGAAAaatttttagaaaaaaaaaaattttatgaaaaagaatTTGATACATATTTCCCTGATGTAATTGGGTGTTTTGGaaaggataaaaaaaaagagagtattaaaataaatgagaATATAAACAAAGGTAATACAAAAGatgattatatgaataacTTTCATATGTCTATAccaataaaaaatatctttGGTTCTAATAAAATTcaatataaagaagaaattaaaTCTGAAgagaaaattattaaaaaagttGTACCcattttatcatttgaaATATTAGATGTATTCGCATTTGATAATGTAAGGAAAAGAATGTCATTAATtgttaaaaatgaaaaaaaagaaatcttTATGTTAGTAAAAGGAGCTGATACAAGTGTGTTAAAATTAGCATCAAAAAATCAAGAAAATGTTGTAGATCACGTAGAGCATCAATTACATGCATTTGCAACATCAGGTTTAAGAACGTTAGTTTTAGGATATAAACATTTGACAGAAAATGAATTTACTGATATGTATCGCAATCATATAGATGCTAGAAAAAAATCAGAAACAGATAAAGAAGAATATTTACAAGAATTTTATGAAGAAGCTgagaataatttaattattattggATGTACAGGTATTGATGATAAGTTGCAAGATGATGTCCCTCAAGTAATACAAGATTTAAGAGATGCAGGTATGACAATATGTGTATTAACAGGAGATAAATTAGAAACAGCTATTAATATTGGAcattcaataaatatattaaataaacaaacaTATAATGCTATATTTACAGAAACTGACCCAGCTTTATTATTAGAACAGATAAATATTCATGAGAAGAATACAAATGCAGCAAATCTTTTAAATGTAGATCATGGTACGAAATGGTGGAATAGTGTAAATTGggaaaatttaaatttagATTTAAGATCAGAAacaatattaaattttatgaaaTCTAATTTTCATGGTTCTATAAAAAAGAGTATTATATCATcaaatatgtttaatatgaaaaataataattcttttccaAGTTTAGCTAGACAAGATAAAGTATTCAACTCTTTTTTAGAATCAAGTGAATCATTTTGTCATAATAATGAATTGGATAAAACGAAAGGAAAAGAACAAGTACATTATTCACAATTTTCTATAACAATAACAGGTGAGGCATTAGATGTTATAATGAaagataaaattttaaaaatcaaATTCTATACATTAGCTAGAAGTGCATCTACATTAATTGCTTGTCGAGTAACACCTAAACAAAAATCATTATTAGTTAAAGAAAATTCTGCTTTTAATCCTCGCGGTACATCATTAGCTATAGGTGATGGTGCAAATGATGTTGGCATGATTTTAATGGCTAATGTTGGTGTTGGTATTGCAGGAAAGGAAGGTTTACAAGCTGCTCGTTCTTCTGATTTTACTATCAGtgaatttaaatatttaaaaaaattattatttgtacatGGTAGAGAATCATTAAGAAGAAATTCTTTTTtagtatatttttgtatatttcgTAATGTTAGTTTTTGTTTATGTTcaatgatattaatattttggaCAGGTTATAGTGCTATAGATGCATGGAATCCATGGACCaaacaaattattaatatagcTTTCACATCATTAcctgtaatattttttgttgcTTTAGATAAGCAGTTACCACATAATATCCTTTTAAATAAtcctttattatatgaaacaTCACCATCAACTTTATGGCCATTTTATTCTAATAGAAAAATGGAATTTTATACTAACAAAGTAAAAAGTTGTTATaaatcattttataaatttttttttttccctattCGATATATACCATATATACAAAGATAtacagaaaaaataaaatcatgGATTGGAAAAAGATCAAAACCAGAAAAATATAGAACTTATGGTAcacattatttatttgtttatttattatttgcaATTTGGCTAGCTACCGTTGAAACGGTTATAATGTTACATTTTTCAACAGGACAAGCATATTCATCTTCTTTAAAAGATAATCATCATGCAGATATAGATTTTAATACCTTTTCACAAATTCTTTATACTCATCATGTAATAGCAGTAAATATAGTAGTAGTACTAATGACTAATACATGGTTTTTTATATCTCATGTAGTGTTATGGGTAGAATTGATAGCaacatttttcttttggTTTATAATAAGTAATACTAAATTCTTTTTAGATATTGTAGGAGCAGATGAATTACATGGTACATTTGAAAAAGCACATTCATCTGGTAACTATTATGCTTcattaataatttctttatatatatctatattaccattattaatattaatgacttatcaatttataaaaaaaccGACTATGGAACAAATAGTGCTCGAGCAATTAAAATTGGGGAAATTTGAAGGATTAAGAAAATacgaaataaaaaaattagcaTATATTGATAACCAAAAAAGTTCAAATGAATTTAATCATAAAGGATTTGCTTTTGCAGTAGAGGCGAAAGAGGCTTTTTGGGGATTGGTACAGAAAGCTatctataaaattaaaatgccTTTACTTAAAGATGAAACTGGAAATATAAAGCACAAAAgaaaatcataa
- a CDS encoding E3 ubiquitin-protein ligase RBX1, putative produces MADNITNDERDIFKIHKWSAVAAWSWDISVDNCAICRNHIMDLCIECQAKTTGHESDKDKKIDKEACTVAWGVCNHAFHLHCISRWIKARQVCPLDNTTWEFQKATD; encoded by the coding sequence atggcagataatataacaaatgatgaaagagatatatttaaaattcaTAAATGGTCAGCAGTAGCAGCTTGGTCATGGGATATAAGTGTAGATAATTGCGCAATATGTAGAAATCATATTATGGATTTATGTATAGAATGTCAAGCTAAAACAACAGGTCATGAAAGTGATaaggataaaaaaattgataaagAAGCTTGTACTGTTGCTTGGGGGGTATGTAATCATGCTTTTCATCTTCATTGCATATCAAGATGGATAAAGGCAAGACAAGTATGTCCTTTGGATAATACTACTTGGGAATTTCAAAAGGCCAcagattaa